The Brassica oleracea var. oleracea cultivar TO1000 chromosome C6, BOL, whole genome shotgun sequence genomic interval TTATTCAATCGTACGGATTTACTAATATATTTGAATTTATAATGGATTTGAATGGATTTGTTTGAATTTTTTAGTTAAAAATACAAAGACTCAAATCCGAAGAAAAACCTCTGAATTTGCATATTTTAATTGGATTTATAAAATACTATATAGATTTCTAAATCAATTAAAATATATAAACCAATAACACCTATGCTAGGGTTTGGTGGTCTTAAACTACGTACATCGCTCCTCTTTATGGGCCATTAATGTTCTGATGAAGTCTTAGGCCCAATTTGGATCTTAACTTTACTCGTCCGTTGCCTTTTTCCTAGGGCTTGATGGTTTCTTTACGAGGCAAGGATGTTTTCGGTTGCCTTGCGGCTCAAGCAATCGGAGGGCAGTGGGGAAGAACAAACTGTGAAATCTATACATGAAGATACCTTGGCAACCACAACCGCGCTACTTATAGAAACGGTTTCCATAAAAAAAAAAAAAATATACAATTCTTTAGAATACCATATTTTTAAGTTTAACTGTTGTAAATGCACCGCAAGTTTTTTTAAATAATATCACAAAAGTGATTCAAACCCGTTACTTGTAACAAAATTCACCAAAGATTCCTAACATTTTATGCTTTCCTTTGCTTTTCTTCTCAAGAAATCAAATGGAGTTGGGAGAATCTCAAGAAAGGTTGCCTAAAAGCCTTACCTTTTGTATAAAAACTCTCTCTTCTTTCACCATCTATTCCTAAACATACATTCATTAAAAAGCTTAAGAGACCTAATCATAACAAAGATGCTTCACAGGCTCAGCTTTCTTGTTTGTCTTCTTGTGATTATTAACACGGTCAGCGCCAGAGAGTTTGTTGTAGGAGGATCAAAAGGTTGGACTGTTCCCTCAGATGATCAACTATACAATCAATGGGCAGAGAAAAGCAGATTCCAAATCAGTGACTCTTTGCGTAAGTTCCTAGTAAACCTACTCTGCTCTATTTGAACATAGATCTTTATGATGGCATCATACTCATGGTCAAAAGTAATGCAGTGTTTGTCTACCAACAAAACCAAGACTCAGTGCTTCAAGTGACAAGAGATGCTTACGATAGCTGCAACACCAAGGAACCCACTGCTAAATTCACAGACGGACACACTTCCTTCAAGCTTGACCGGTCAGGAACATACTACTTCATCAGTGGAAACAAAGACAATTGTCACAAGAACCAGAAGCTTATAATCATTGTCATGGCTGATAGAAGCAGTACAAATACAACAACCACATCTTCACCTCCTCCTTCACCTTCAGTAGAATCATCACCCTCTCCTACTTACACAGGAACTTTTGAAATAACCCCGGCGCCTTCACAAGATACTCCCGGAAACTCAGCTTCACCTTTTGCCTCCTCTGTTCTGCCTTCTGCTTTCATTGTTACAATGTTTCTTTCTCTTTTCAGATAAGTTGGTAAATTAGTGTGTATATGTGTGGTGCTGTTCTTTTCTCTTTTCAGATAATGTAAATGATACGCAAAAACTTATATAACCATTAGACCAATATATATGAAGGTTAAAGAAACTAAAGAGCAAGAATCATCAAGATGCTATTATTATCTTCTCTTTGATACTGTTATTGCAAAACATTTAGAGTCTACAAATTATTTAAGAACCGAGTTCTTCTTCTATGGTTTTGTAGATCATAAAAAATAAAACTGAAAAATTCAACATGTAATCACTCGCTCGTCCCTTTCAAAAGTTCTTCCCTAGCTCGACCTTTTTCATTATTCCGTAAGTGCTTTGAAATATCGAATCTAGTATCCCGGCCACCTGAAATCCAACGAGCAGAATTATAGTTTCACCATGGAATACAGAAGAGAATGATAGAAATTTAGAGGAAAAAAAGAATACTATATACCGTGAAAACACCACCTATTATGGCGCAAACATTTGTAATGAAGTGTGAGAATGACTTTGGGTTCTCGCTTATCAATACCTGAAAAAAAACAATGATCACAACGTGTAAGCTGGTATCTTCTAGGCACAGCCAGATGAAACACGTCTTGGCTCCCAAATTTTTAAAGCCATTATACATATGTTGTGTGGCCCCCATTGTCGATTTTTTTTTTAATTTTAAAATTAACATAAACATGTTTATGGTAAGAGAGAGATACAATGAAGAAAGAAACCTGCATGGGAGAGAGGTCGAAGTGAAACTTTGCAACAGGGTAATAGTAACCATGAGCCACACTGCTATGAGCTGTATATTCATATTCCTCAATCACTGAGTGTTCTTGACCGAACCTTCTTGAAACTACTTCTGTTTTGACTACTTGAAGATAATGTTCGATCTGTATTTGTCCCCATGTTAATAAAGAGGAACCTCGAGTAGTAACTTCACATAAAAGTTTGTGAAAACTTACAGTAACATTAGCAGCAAACTTTCCTTCATTAACGAACCATTTTCCATTAAGCCTGTCATGGCTTAGACCAAGATAAGGCAGTAGCCGTTTCATATCAGTCAACAACCTATCTGAAATCAGTCTACCAAATGAGAGATGTTTTACAAAATGTGTCACGTTCATTCTAGAAGCATCGAATGAATGAGCTCCTGAAACAGCTGAGATAACGAGTTCGCCAGGAACCTGAAAAAAACAAAAAAACAAATAATTACCAATATCAAACCATTAGAAGAAGAGATAAGAACATTGTAAACTCTTACCTTCTTGGCACGCACATAGCCTTCGATTCTACAACCTCCACTAACTGGTGCCTTTCTAATACTTGAAGCCGCATGATTAGTTGTACCATCAAACTTCTTGATAGGTCTTAGCAGTCCTTCCACCATCTAGAAGAAACAAATCTTCTTATGTATATATAGTGATAAAGTAGGTTGCAAAATGTGTATTTTACGGGTCAAGATTGCAAAATCCATAAAGCCTATAAAGATCCTGAAATATAGTTCTAGCATATCTACATTATTGCTATATTTTTCAGTTCTGTTAAATATGAATTATCAAAGTTTATATTATTTAGTGTTAGCAATATGTTTATGCCAATCACTATATTTATAAACCTTGTATCAAAACACAACACAATTACACAGTCTAACATTCTTATTCTATAACATTTTACATAGTATACAAAGTGGTATAAGGATTAAACAATTAAAATTATATATTCCTAATGGTAGAATATAATTCAGTTTAGTCTACCTTGACTAGGCTCTCTGTGTCCCGATTTCCATGATAAGAATCATGTTCTTGGTGCCCATGATCCTCCCTGAGCAAGATTAGATAGTCAAGATAATAAGCAAAACAGTTCATCAGCATGCTACTGGTAGATCTAAGCAACTAATGGCTGCAATAAGCTCACCTAAGATCACTTCCGTTATGGAAAATACGAATAGATGGATAGCCTTGTATATGATACCTTGATTTGATAGATTAGGATAGGTCAAACTAAAACAAAACTATTTTGAAAAAAAGATAAAGGAATATGGGAGTGAAACATAACAATGATTTACTTTGTGCATAGAGTAGGTTCTTCAGTGCAATCAACACTTCCAAGAAGGACACGCCCGTCATTCTCAGGGCCATATCTGCAATGCCAAAGAGTCATCAGAGAAGCATGCGACTGGATGATTCTTCAAAGTTTACTAATAAAATAGAAAAGAACACAATACACACTTCTGTCTTGTAATTTCAGCTGCTTTCTCCCAAGATGGTCTCTGAAAAGTTTTAGCATATATAAGAAAATAAACACTGTAAAAGACTAAGCATGAACATCGGTAAGCAGACCAATAAAAACTCACAAATTTTTTGATTCATCTACCACAAAGAAACTGTTACCTAGTCTTTATAAGATATTTTCATGAAAACATTAAAAACTGACAAGCACCCTAAGAAAAGACAGAACAACATTACCAAGCGACTACTCCAGTAGCACCACGGCGCGTAGAAGTTAACAACCAAAATTGGGAATCTGCATAAAAAAAGTTCGGTTTCAGTAGTTCATCAAACACTTGGACATGTACTATAGTAGTAGTAAATACAAAGTAAAAGAAGTTGCCAACTTACTTATGTGAAATCTTGTCAAAAGTACCACCAGATAAAGGTATAGCAGCATAAGTATTGTCGTCATGGTGTTCGTCTCCATGGTTGATGAGATCTGAGTCAGGGGTGGGGTGGTACTCTTCACCAGTTTCTCTTAAATGCGGATCAATTGGAACTTTCTTTATTGTTTTCGTTAGGTTCAACCTGTTCTGAAGAATTACCAACAAAGTTTAAACATTGGTTTGTCAAGACTTTTGCTGTTATTTTCCTCTCATTTCAGGTTAGTATTTTTTTTTAACTAGATTTTCTTTTATTTTTATACATTGCGTTAGTATAAACAGTTAGGATTCGACAATCCTGTATTAAGTTTTGTTCAAATGGTTATTTTGGATATCATCTAGTTTGGATAGGAGAGTTTGGGATCCATCAAAAACCAGGGAAATTCA includes:
- the LOC106298804 gene encoding early nodulin-like protein 3, whose product is MLHRLSFLVCLLVIINTVSAREFVVGGSKGWTVPSDDQLYNQWAEKSRFQISDSLLFVYQQNQDSVLQVTRDAYDSCNTKEPTAKFTDGHTSFKLDRSGTYYFISGNKDNCHKNQKLIIIVMADRSSTNTTTTSSPPPSPSVESSPSPTYTGTFEITPAPSQDTPGNSASPFASSVLPSAFIVTMFLSLFR
- the LOC106298803 gene encoding protein disulfide-isomerase 5-3-like; translated protein: MVSTTKIKSVDFYRKIPRDLTEASLSGAGLSIIAALAMMFLFGMELSTYLAVTTQTSVVVDNSSDDDFLQIDFNVSFPALSCEFASVDVSDVLSTNRLNLTKTIKKVPIDPHLRETGEEYHPTPDSDLINHGDEHHDDNTYAAIPLSGGTFDKISHKFPILVVNFYAPWCYWSSRLRPSWEKAAEITRQKYGPENDGRVLLGSVDCTEEPTLCTKYHIQGYPSIRIFHNGSDLREDHGHQEHDSYHGNRDTESLVKMVEGLLRPIKKFDGTTNHAASSIRKAPVSGGCRIEGYVRAKKVPGELVISAVSGAHSFDASRMNVTHFVKHLSFGRLISDRLLTDMKRLLPYLGLSHDRLNGKWFVNEGKFAANVTIEHYLQVVKTEVVSRRFGQEHSVIEEYEYTAHSSVAHGYYYPVAKFHFDLSPMQVLISENPKSFSHFITNVCAIIGGVFTVAGILDSIFQSTYGIMKKVELGKNF